Proteins encoded together in one Alteribacter keqinensis window:
- a CDS encoding M20/M25/M40 family metallo-hydrolase — protein sequence MGNWQTKEQLKDLTISLCEYASVSGSEEEIGIMEFVDYQLKRLEYFKEHESHLQTHYTDDGRKFVSALVKSRKKTKKTLIIMGHLDVVDVEDYGEWKHLAFRPRELTEQMLAQKDNLPADVQNDLEKGEEWLFGRGVMDMKAGIALCMSMIEKAAEGAFEGNLLMLAVPDEEVNSTGMRAAVGKLLEISDEHDLKYEMAWNTEPVFSGFPGDESLYVYRGSLGKVLPGFYCYGEEAHVAEPFSGINGNFMTSYLSDAFELNPELTEQTGSQKTPPPTSLLQKDLKSDYSTQIPHTAVVLFNLLFMKKKMKDVTEELLEVAEKASKRIIQAYDERERVFAKSHDYEPEKKQIRILTYEELWQHAVNQVGEEEVKRQISFIQANESQLDDRDVTIHTVHHIAGFCKDLAPMVVLFYAPPFYPAVESVEHSLVDRVARKVKQEAEQVQDISVTDLPYFPGLSDLSYLQLPDRRDSLGSMLKNMPLWEVTYDLPLEAMEKLNLPVMNFGPLGRGAHSWTERLQVTYSFDHLPKVMEKGIKEVFAQMD from the coding sequence ATGGGGAACTGGCAGACAAAAGAGCAGTTAAAAGATCTAACAATTTCTCTTTGTGAATATGCAAGCGTATCGGGCAGTGAAGAGGAAATCGGAATTATGGAGTTTGTGGATTACCAGTTAAAGAGGCTTGAGTACTTTAAAGAGCATGAGAGTCACCTGCAAACACATTATACAGATGACGGAAGAAAATTTGTTTCTGCTCTTGTAAAAAGCAGAAAGAAAACAAAAAAGACACTTATTATTATGGGTCACCTGGATGTCGTTGATGTAGAGGACTACGGAGAGTGGAAGCATCTGGCTTTCAGGCCGAGAGAGCTCACTGAACAGATGCTTGCCCAAAAAGACAACCTTCCTGCTGATGTGCAGAACGACTTGGAGAAAGGGGAGGAGTGGCTTTTTGGCAGAGGTGTGATGGATATGAAGGCAGGTATCGCACTTTGTATGAGCATGATTGAAAAGGCAGCGGAAGGAGCATTTGAAGGCAACCTTCTGATGCTTGCCGTTCCTGATGAAGAGGTGAACTCTACCGGGATGAGAGCGGCAGTTGGGAAGTTACTCGAAATCAGTGACGAACATGATCTGAAGTACGAGATGGCCTGGAATACAGAGCCTGTTTTTTCAGGGTTTCCGGGAGACGAAAGCCTTTATGTTTACCGGGGCTCTCTTGGAAAAGTACTGCCGGGATTTTACTGCTACGGTGAGGAAGCTCACGTAGCTGAACCGTTTTCCGGCATAAATGGGAATTTTATGACTTCTTATTTAAGTGATGCTTTTGAACTGAATCCTGAACTCACAGAACAAACTGGAAGTCAGAAGACGCCTCCTCCTACGAGTCTTCTGCAAAAGGACTTAAAGAGCGATTATTCTACACAGATTCCTCATACTGCCGTTGTTTTGTTTAACTTATTATTTATGAAAAAGAAAATGAAGGATGTAACGGAGGAACTTCTGGAAGTGGCAGAGAAAGCATCGAAACGAATTATTCAGGCTTATGATGAAAGAGAGCGAGTTTTTGCAAAAAGCCACGACTATGAACCTGAAAAAAAACAGATCCGTATTTTAACGTACGAAGAGTTGTGGCAGCATGCGGTAAATCAGGTCGGGGAAGAAGAGGTAAAGCGGCAAATCTCTTTTATTCAGGCGAATGAAAGTCAGCTTGATGACAGGGATGTTACCATTCATACCGTTCATCACATTGCAGGTTTCTGTAAAGACCTCGCTCCAATGGTTGTGCTGTTTTATGCACCGCCTTTTTATCCTGCTGTTGAATCGGTGGAGCACAGTCTTGTGGACCGGGTAGCCCGAAAAGTGAAACAGGAGGCAGAACAGGTGCAGGATATTAGCGTTACCGATCTCCCATACTTTCCAGGGCTTTCTGACTTAAGCTACCTGCAGCTTCCTGACCGCCGGGACTCTCTGGGAAGCATGCTTAAGAATATGCCCCTGTGGGAAGTAACCTATGATCTTCCCCTTGAAGCAATGGAGAAGCTCAATCTTCCTGTTATGAATTTCGGACCTTTGGGACGCGGTGCCCACAGCTGGACAGAACGACTGCAGGTGACATATTCCTTTGATCATCTCCCGAAAGTAATGGAAAAAGGAATTAAAGAAGTGTTTGCTCAAATGGACTGA